A stretch of Primulina tabacum isolate GXHZ01 chromosome 13, ASM2559414v2, whole genome shotgun sequence DNA encodes these proteins:
- the LOC142522203 gene encoding uncharacterized protein LOC142522203 → MAHFPTTTHSRVVSTFKSFDLTANIHGTVISSNGDGRRKTERSGDHDGWCHCINLFLRTSNLYSLNQTSTRERKTGEILLLEYGTEASENFQTSFGRQLIFSVQTPQAPRIGFTGIRHATCYPNHRGHWHIYLKQSAEFPQINCYRLGKQNEHLKVYPGMEYRIL, encoded by the exons ATGGCCCATTTTCCAACAACTACCCATAGTCGAGTTGTTTCTACTTTCAAGTCCTTTGATTTGACTGCAAATATTCATGGCACCGTGATCAGCAGCAATGGCGATGGAAGGAGAAAAACAGAGCGGAGCGGCGACCACGACGGCTGGTGTCATTGCATTAACCTGTTTCTTCGCACTAGCAATCTCTATTCGCTTAATCAAACATCTACCCGTGAACGAAAAACGGGAGAAATATTGTTATTGGAATACGGAACCGAAGCCTCAGAGAACTTTCAAACGAGTTTTGGCCGACAACTCATATTCTCAGTTCAAACACCTCAAGCTCCACGCATCGGATTTACAGGCATACG GCATGCGACGTGTTATCCAAACCACAGAGGTCATTGGCATATTTACTTGAAACAATCTGCAGAGTTTCCACAAATAAACTGTTACAG GCTTGGAAAGCAGAATGAGCATCTCAAAGTGTATCCAGGGATGGAATATCGGATTCTTTAG
- the LOC142522202 gene encoding NEDD8-activating enzyme E1 regulatory subunit AXR1-like produces MAEPKTKYDRQLRIWGEQGQAALEKSSICLLNCGPTGSETLKNLVLGGVGSITVVDGSKVELGDLGNNFMVDELSVGKSKAKTVCAFLQELNDAVKAKFIEEYPEALIDSNSSFFSQFTLVIATQLVEDSMVKLDRICRDANVMLIFARSYGLSGFVRISVKEHAVIESKPDHFLDDLRLNNPWLELKSFAESIELDTMDPVFHKHTPYVIILIKMAEEWAKTHDGNLPSTREEKTKFKDLIKSKMIATDEDNYKEAIEASFKVFAPQGISSSVQQIINDTCADVNSNSSDFWVLVAALKEFIANEGGGEAPLEGSIPDMTSSTELYINLQRIYQAKAEADFLVVEKHVRKILKKIGRDTDSVSKATIKSFCKNARKLKVCRYRPIEDEFNSPAQVELQKYLTDEDYSIAVVFYILLRAVDRFAANNNTFPGQYDGEMDEEISRLKTTAVALVSDLGCNGSTLTEDLINEMCRYGAAELHAVAAFIGGIASQEVIKLITRQFVPMNGTFIFNGVEHKSQLLLL; encoded by the exons ATGGCGGAACCCAAAACCAAATACGATCGCCAGCTCAG AATATGGGGTGAACAAGGGCAAGCAGCTCTCGAGAAATCAAGTATATGTTTGTTGAACTGTGGGCCCACTGGATCGGAAACCTTGAAAAATCTAGTTCTTGGTGGGGTTGGAAGTATCACTGTTGTTGATGGTTCTAAGGTGGAGCTAGGGGATTTGGGAAATAATTTCATGG TGGATGAATTGAGTGTGGGGAAATCCAAGGCCAAAACAGTTTGCGCATTTCTACAAGAGTTGAATGATGCTGTCAAAGCAAAATTTATCGAAGAGTACCCGGAGGCCTTAATTGACTCGAACTCGTCATTCTTTTCACAGTTTACCTTGGTTATTGCCACCCAG CTTGTTGAAGATTCAATGGTGAAACTGGACCGAATATGTCGTGATGCAAATGTCATGTTGATATTTGCCCGCTCTTATGGCCTTTCTGGTTTTGTCCGGATCAGTGTAAAG GAACATGCAGTGATTGAATCAAAGCCCGACCATTTTCTGGATGATCTTCGACTAAATAACCCATGGCTAGAGCTCAAAAG CTTTGCAGAAAGCATTGAGTTGGATACAATGGATCCCGTTTTTCACAAACACACTCCATATGTTATCATTCTTATTAAGATGGCAGAGGAGTGGGCCAAAACTCATGATGGAAACCTGCCATCAACAAGAGAAGAGAAAACAAAATTTAAG GATTTAATCAAGTCCAAGATGATTGCAACTGATGAGGACAATTATAAAGAAGCCATCGAAGCATCATTTAAAGTATTTGCTCCTCAAGGAATTA GTTCGAGCGTGCAGCAAATAATTAATGATACCTGTGCTGATGTTAATTCCAACTCATCAGATTTTTGGGTGTTGGTCGCTGCTCTAAAG GAATTTATAGCTAATGAAGGTGGTGGAGAGGCTCCTTTGGAGGGATCAATCCCAGATATGACATCTTCAACCGA GTTATATATTAACCTGCAAAGGATCTACCAGGCCAAGGCTGAGGCAGATTTTCTCGTTGTGGAGAAGCATGTGAGAAAGATATTAAAGAAGATAGGTAGAGATACAGATAGCGTCTCAAAGGCAACCATAAAAAGCTTTTGCAAAAATGCACGAAAGTTGAAG GTTTGCAGATATCGCCCCATCGAGGATGAGTTCAATTCTCCAGCTCAGGTTGAATTACAGAAGTATTTAACAGATGAAGACTACAG CATTGCCGTGGTATTTTATATTCTTCTACGAGCCGTGGATCGCTTCGCTGCAAATAACAATACTTTTCCAGGGCAATATGATGG TGAGATGGATGAGGAGATATCAAGATTGAAAACAACAGCTGTTGCCCTAGTTAGCGACTTGGGTTGCAATGGATCGACCTTAACAGAAGACCTTATTAATGAGATGTGCCGGTATGGTGCTGCAGAGCTTCATGCTGTAGCTGCCTTTATTGGTGGAATTGCTTCACAGGAGGTGATTAAG CTCATTACTAGGCAGTTTGTTCCAATGAATGGAACATTCATCTTTAATGGGGTCGAGCATAAGTCACAGCTGTTGTTACTTTAA
- the LOC142523419 gene encoding uncharacterized protein LOC142523419 isoform X4, with amino-acid sequence MVKPPTSKNEQDQGQISAKSELPLSDFINFRIAWPAEIQRQETTISDKRPEETKRFWGSTGLAADNFFFKLTDVGTTGTKAVAGLDNQNLFQNVQSSDPADGSAMSKTTESFSEWQADFQFAVSDNQHAAARSSVQVMGSPDDSGNKIQDSQALHFASSEVDLSAHLDSVFVHKEDLTVGKPMDNPVASPALGDWNSDDLWTNMGRNETRIVGESDATVCPKDPYGNLDNLSTSADFFQDFQWQTNNEDVPANKTMDGELNTMDVSQTVSDFDIALSAKDDRTLEISNNLSAIDDISFEDFEWKTNAAGVTSNKTVNDEPSTNKQSQIAEVSFATINTGDNHTSKKSNDPSTSVDLFQDFQWQTNKTDLSENKRMHEENNTVDGDAFDEWDDFTGSASLQDPSQNEWIQNDHLTTSHRYSADIDVFSPHSTFDGRDIDGFSEPNLFSTYTVNKSSAAENDSSSKPSVIRLSGTGGSSSDPASAANDSNDNDKSTNPEDDVKMLISQMHDLSFMLRTDLCIPSASDSQNSATQD; translated from the exons ATGGTCAAACCACCAACCAGCAAAAATGAGCAAGATCAAGGGCAGATTTCTGCTAAATCTGAATTGCCCTTGTCGGATTTCATAAACTTTAGAATAGCATGGCCAGCAGAGATACAGAGACAAGAAACCACTATTTCAGACAAACGACCAGAAGAGACTAAAAGATTTTGGGGTTCAACTGGACTCGCTGCAGATAATTTCTTTTTCAAATTAACTGATGTTGGGACTACAGGAACTAAAGCAGTTGCAGGTCTTGACAATCAAAATTTGTTTCAGAATGTTCAGTCGTCTGATCCAGCTGATGGGTCTGCCATGAGCAAGACCACTGAATCTTTCTCTGAGTGGCAGGCGGATTTCCAGTTTGCTGTATCCGACAATCAACATGCTGCAGCCAGATCATCTGTCCAGGTTATGGGTTCACCAGATGATTCTGGAAATAAAATCCAGGATTCTCAAGCATTACATTTCGCAAGTTCGGAGGTTGATCTTTCTGCTCATTTGGACTCTGTGTTTGTCCATAAAGAGGATTTAACTGTTGGAAAGCCAATGGACAATCCTGTAGCTTCTCCAGCATTAGGTGACTGGAATTCAGATGATCTGTGGACTAATATGGGCCGTAATGAGACTCGGATTGTTGGGGAATCTGATGCTACAGTTTGTCCCAAGGATCCTTATGGAAATTTGGATAATCTTAGCACGAGTGCTGACTTCTTTCAAGACTTCCAGTGGCAAACCAATAATGAAGATGTACCTGCAAATAAGACAATGGATGGGGAGCTTAACACAATGGATGTGTCCCAAACTGTGAGTGACTTTGATATCGCTTTAAGTGCTAAGGATGATCGTACTCTAGAAATTTCAAATAATCTTTCTGCCATTGATGATATTTCGTTTGAAGACTTTGAATGGAAAACCAATGCGGCTGGTGTAACTTCGAATAAGACGGTTAATGATGAGCCTAGCACGAACAAGCAGTCTCAGATTGCTGAAGTGTCTTTTGCTACCATTAATACTGGGGATAATCACACTTCTAAAAAATCAAATGATCCTTCTACCAGTGTTGACTTGTTTCAAGATTTCCAATGGCAAACCAACAAGACTGACCTGAGTGAGAATAAGAGAATGCACGAGGAGAACAACACAGTTGATGGGGATGCATTTGATGAGTGGGATGATTTTACAGGCTCTGCTAGTTTACAAGATCCATCCCAAAATGAATGGATTCAAAATGATCATCTTACCACTTCCCACAGATACTCGGCGGATATAGATGTGTTCAGCCCTCACAGTACATTTGATGGAAGAGATATTGATGGCTTTTCTGAACCAAATCTATTTTCTACTTACACTGTTAATAAGAGTTCTGCTGCTGAAAATGATAGTTCATCAAAACCTTCTGTAATAAG GTTAAGTGGCACCGGTGGCTCATCTTCTGATCCTGCATCAGCCGCAAATGATTCAAACGATAATGATAAATCCACCAATCCCGAGGATGATGTCAAGATGCTGATATCACAGATGCACGATCTTTCTTTCATGCTCAGGACGGATCTCTGTATTCCCTCCGCATCAGACTCGCAAAATTCAGCTACCCAAGATTGA